From Limibacter armeniacum, one genomic window encodes:
- a CDS encoding alpha-L-fucosidase produces the protein MNNLKNAIFLMIGCLLGSSIDSYAQVGNPTFETIYQRPIPGWFNEAKVGIFVTWGLYSVPSYVPKGYAEWYWKRSQHESAVKAFHQRAYGQDFDYTQFADRFTAELWDPDYWCEIFKKSGAKYVVTTANYHDGFAMYPTDYAETIGRKDWNSMVAGPKRDIIGELKEAGEKQGLKMGIYYSLIEWYHPWWENDRDRFVKEWYHPKFKEVVNRYKPWHIFLDGDWMSYRHWRSEELAHWLYTESAVKEYVVTNDRWGKPARGSYGDVFESEYGAGKYTSPEHPWQEDRGIGNSYGYNRMENIYDYDSRDELIRTLSGVVGGGGNFLLCVGPTADGRIPVIMQERLLQVGEWLQINGDAVYGSTASPFWPRTFDWGTVSKKPGKLFLHIHNTDIGQIQLEGLSAKINQVNLLTKKGKVPVKYEYNKETLSLRWPSYLNDKAVSVIEVEVEEGYAVDKTQRQYRDGRLEINCRAMTIHGGKPSIYYHGIQNTLWVADWTDPKDNLSIELIINTPGKYKLSAIYAAGNKANNWESQPSAGGTYKIDIAGNTVTSKIEATQNPKTPESNEVGTIQISKPGKYTLTIQPVDDGNWREFRFQGITLMPLEATETQEQDHTTQQSSLKGR, from the coding sequence ATGAATAACTTGAAGAACGCTATTTTTTTAATGATTGGATGCCTTTTGGGCAGTAGCATAGATAGCTACGCCCAAGTTGGCAACCCAACTTTTGAGACTATTTACCAACGCCCGATCCCTGGCTGGTTCAACGAAGCCAAGGTGGGCATATTCGTGACATGGGGGCTGTATTCAGTGCCCTCGTATGTTCCCAAAGGATATGCCGAATGGTATTGGAAAAGAAGTCAACATGAAAGCGCAGTCAAGGCGTTTCATCAACGGGCTTATGGGCAGGATTTCGATTACACGCAATTTGCCGATCGGTTCACCGCTGAATTATGGGACCCTGACTACTGGTGTGAAATTTTCAAGAAGTCTGGGGCAAAATATGTCGTGACCACAGCCAACTACCACGATGGGTTTGCCATGTATCCAACTGATTATGCGGAAACCATTGGCCGGAAAGATTGGAATAGCATGGTCGCAGGACCAAAGCGTGATATCATAGGTGAGCTGAAGGAAGCAGGCGAGAAGCAGGGGTTGAAAATGGGTATATATTACTCGCTAATTGAATGGTATCACCCTTGGTGGGAAAACGATAGGGATCGCTTTGTGAAAGAATGGTACCACCCTAAGTTTAAGGAGGTGGTGAACAGGTATAAGCCTTGGCATATCTTTTTGGATGGCGATTGGATGAGCTACAGGCATTGGCGCAGCGAGGAGCTGGCCCATTGGTTGTACACGGAATCGGCAGTAAAAGAGTATGTCGTGACCAATGACCGATGGGGAAAACCCGCCCGTGGCAGCTATGGCGACGTTTTCGAAAGTGAATATGGGGCCGGAAAATACACCTCGCCTGAACACCCTTGGCAAGAAGACCGGGGCATAGGTAACAGCTATGGCTACAACCGCATGGAGAATATCTATGACTACGACTCCCGGGATGAACTGATCCGCACGCTTAGCGGTGTGGTGGGAGGCGGTGGCAACTTCCTGTTATGCGTGGGACCAACAGCTGATGGACGGATACCCGTCATTATGCAAGAACGTCTTTTGCAGGTTGGTGAGTGGCTTCAGATCAATGGCGATGCTGTGTATGGCAGTACTGCCAGCCCATTTTGGCCACGTACTTTTGATTGGGGAACCGTTTCCAAAAAGCCTGGAAAGTTATTTTTGCACATTCACAATACTGACATAGGCCAAATCCAATTGGAAGGGTTATCGGCAAAAATCAATCAGGTCAACCTGTTAACCAAGAAAGGAAAGGTCCCTGTAAAGTATGAGTACAACAAGGAAACCCTTTCACTGCGCTGGCCTTCCTATCTGAATGACAAGGCTGTTTCCGTTATTGAAGTGGAAGTGGAAGAAGGATATGCAGTAGATAAAACCCAACGGCAGTACAGGGATGGGCGATTAGAAATAAATTGTCGTGCCATGACCATACATGGCGGCAAACCCTCTATTTATTACCACGGAATTCAGAATACCCTGTGGGTGGCGGACTGGACGGACCCGAAAGATAACTTGTCAATTGAGCTGATCATAAACACACCCGGAAAGTACAAGTTGAGCGCTATTTACGCGGCTGGCAATAAAGCGAACAATTGGGAAAGCCAACCATCTGCCGGAGGCACATACAAAATTGATATTGCAGGCAATACGGTCACTTCCAAAATTGAAGCGACTCAAAATCCTAAGACTCCGGAATCAAATGAGGTGGGCACCATTCAAATTTCAAAACCTGGAAAATATACTTTAACTATTCAGCCGGTCGATGATGGGAATTGGCGCGAGTTCAGGTTTCAAGGGATCACGCTGATGCCCTTAGAGGCAACTGAAACACAAGAGCAGGATCACACTACCCAACAATCCTCCTTAAAAGGTAGATGA
- a CDS encoding zinc-binding alcohol dehydrogenase family protein — protein MKAIILNEPGQFKVNELMPPSDQLEAGEALVKVHRIGICGTDLHAYSGKQPFFTYPRILGHELGVEVLKVGKGVENVKVGDKCSVEPYFNKREDHAVQRGFTNCGENISVFGVHEDGGMREYFRIPAKYLHTSKILSYDQLALVETLSIGCHAVNRAKVTGEDTVAVIGAGPIGMGACQFAMAAGARTVMMDINQNRLDFCQKHIGVDGTVRVAEVEVTEASLRAQFDGNLPTVVIDATGNKHSMSNTLTFTAAAGRIVFVGLFPGDFSFHDPFFHKKELTIMASRNSLPSDFEQIINMIENRQIDTTPWITHKIVFTDIANHFDSWLKPETGVIKAMLTLS, from the coding sequence ATGAAAGCGATTATACTGAACGAACCAGGACAATTTAAAGTAAATGAATTGATGCCACCCAGTGATCAGCTGGAAGCAGGAGAAGCACTTGTTAAAGTACACCGCATTGGTATTTGTGGTACAGACTTGCATGCATATTCAGGCAAACAACCATTTTTTACTTACCCAAGAATTTTAGGGCATGAGTTAGGAGTAGAAGTATTGAAAGTAGGGAAAGGAGTTGAGAATGTAAAAGTTGGTGACAAGTGCTCAGTGGAGCCTTACTTCAATAAGAGAGAGGATCATGCTGTACAGAGAGGTTTTACTAATTGTGGAGAGAATATCTCCGTGTTTGGGGTACATGAGGATGGGGGTATGAGAGAATACTTCAGAATCCCAGCAAAATACCTACATACCTCTAAAATATTGTCTTATGACCAGTTGGCACTAGTTGAAACCTTGAGTATTGGTTGTCATGCAGTTAACCGCGCTAAGGTAACAGGAGAAGATACTGTAGCCGTAATCGGAGCTGGTCCAATTGGAATGGGAGCATGTCAGTTTGCCATGGCAGCTGGTGCCAGAACCGTGATGATGGACATCAACCAAAATCGTCTTGATTTCTGTCAGAAACATATCGGTGTGGACGGAACAGTTCGGGTAGCTGAAGTGGAAGTGACGGAAGCTTCACTGAGAGCACAGTTTGATGGCAACTTACCGACTGTAGTCATCGATGCAACAGGAAACAAGCACTCCATGTCAAATACCCTGACTTTTACGGCAGCAGCAGGGCGGATCGTTTTTGTAGGACTATTCCCTGGCGATTTTTCTTTCCACGATCCGTTTTTCCACAAGAAGGAATTGACAATTATGGCAAGTCGGAATTCATTGCCTTCTGATTTCGAGCAGATTATCAACATGATTGAAAACAGACAGATTGATACAACACCTTGGATCACCCACAAAATTGTATTTACTGACATTGCCAACCATTTTGATAGCTGGTTGAAACCAGAAACAGGCGTGATCAAAGCTATGCTTACACTCTCTTAG
- a CDS encoding LacI family DNA-binding transcriptional regulator — protein sequence MKRKEKVTIKDIAKELGITPSSVSRALNGGSKISDKTREAVIRLADEWGYRPNLIAQNLQKSRSGTIGVVIPEFNHNFFSMMLHGIEDKAKEMGYRLLIESTGRSYEVEKQACFKMAAAKVDGLLIALSQDMEDYAYLNDITDDGIPIVLLDRICEDLDVPAVITDDFAGAFEAVHYLLEGGHEQVLHLKGEEGISTTFNRYMGYVEAHKKHSLEINSALIIPYSEKEQIQEMIIHRLSQVTRPTAIFACSDYLAFIAMETVKSIGLQIPEDVSIIGYADEPITVYTSPKLTTVKQPSYEMGQKAVTLLFDPIAKANSQLVKLGTSLILRDSTQPIVS from the coding sequence ATGAAGAGAAAAGAAAAGGTCACTATCAAAGACATTGCGAAGGAATTGGGCATTACGCCTTCATCTGTTTCAAGAGCCTTGAATGGTGGAAGCAAGATATCGGACAAGACAAGGGAAGCGGTCATTAGGTTAGCAGATGAATGGGGATACCGTCCTAACTTGATTGCACAGAACCTACAGAAGAGCCGTTCTGGTACTATTGGCGTGGTCATACCAGAATTCAATCACAACTTTTTCTCCATGATGCTACATGGTATTGAAGACAAGGCAAAGGAAATGGGATATCGGCTGCTAATAGAGAGTACAGGGCGTTCCTATGAGGTAGAAAAACAAGCTTGCTTTAAAATGGCTGCAGCAAAGGTGGATGGTCTGCTTATAGCCCTCTCACAGGATATGGAGGATTATGCTTACTTAAACGACATAACGGATGATGGTATACCCATCGTTCTGCTGGATCGCATCTGTGAAGATCTGGATGTGCCAGCAGTGATTACAGATGATTTTGCAGGGGCTTTTGAAGCTGTTCATTACCTACTGGAAGGGGGGCATGAGCAGGTGCTGCACCTTAAGGGAGAAGAAGGGATTTCAACGACTTTTAACCGCTATATGGGCTATGTAGAAGCCCATAAAAAGCATTCATTGGAGATCAACTCTGCTCTGATTATTCCTTATTCGGAAAAGGAACAGATTCAGGAAATGATTATTCATCGCCTATCGCAGGTCACCCGACCGACCGCCATTTTTGCCTGCAGTGATTACCTAGCTTTTATTGCTATGGAAACAGTCAAAAGTATCGGGTTACAGATTCCAGAAGATGTGTCTATAATCGGTTATGCTGATGAACCCATCACTGTTTATACCAGTCCAAAGCTGACCACCGTCAAGCAACCTTCTTATGAGATGGGGCAAAAAGCTGTAACATTGCTGTTTGATCCGATAGCCAAAGCCAATTCGCAATTGGTTAAGCTAGGCACTTCACTTATTCTGAGGGACAGCACACAACCCATTGTATCATAG
- a CDS encoding HYR domain-containing protein, which produces MNLFAKLSLISLLPISCACEEAAKVPDIVEAETLEITCPEDILVTIASSAGDPVVTYETSAGTDNSAITKIQTAGLESGDTFPEGTTTNTFVVKDEAGNSSTCSFEVTVVRAAPSSDQPYLFGEGLTIPAGKKWVKVEALSDEFDGASFDDTKWHRNPESDGFGWYGRPPALFDPANVSVRDGNLSVEVLKYASPVTVKGKEWTHGGGIVRSKEPAGPGQYYECRMQANKTVMSSTFWIAFQSNCNNEVRKLELDIQECVGRIHSGTHSWAKNFANIYASNTWRHQRDCDPAYDVSKQSPAKTVLTEQNNARYFVYGCWWKSPTEILFFLDGKFSHSITNPPADFDIAGYITMAIETYNWNPIDEANILESGSIEDRTTRYDWVRTWKLADK; this is translated from the coding sequence ATGAATCTGTTTGCAAAACTTTCATTAATAAGTCTCCTCCCAATATCCTGCGCATGTGAGGAGGCTGCCAAAGTACCCGATATCGTAGAGGCGGAAACCCTCGAAATCACTTGCCCGGAAGATATTTTAGTGACCATTGCGTCCTCTGCGGGAGACCCGGTCGTTACCTACGAAACCTCCGCTGGCACAGACAACAGCGCTATCACAAAAATCCAAACTGCTGGCCTAGAATCCGGAGATACATTCCCGGAAGGAACCACTACCAATACCTTTGTGGTCAAGGATGAGGCGGGCAATTCAAGCACTTGCAGCTTTGAGGTCACCGTTGTTCGAGCAGCGCCCTCCAGTGACCAGCCTTACCTATTCGGTGAGGGGCTGACCATACCTGCCGGAAAAAAATGGGTCAAGGTGGAAGCGCTGTCTGATGAGTTTGATGGTGCATCCTTTGATGACACCAAATGGCACCGAAACCCCGAATCCGATGGATTTGGCTGGTACGGAAGGCCTCCCGCCTTGTTTGATCCTGCAAACGTAAGCGTCCGGGATGGCAACTTGTCGGTTGAGGTGTTGAAATACGCATCACCGGTCACTGTAAAGGGAAAAGAATGGACACACGGTGGAGGCATTGTCCGCTCAAAGGAGCCGGCTGGCCCGGGTCAGTACTATGAGTGCCGCATGCAGGCCAACAAAACTGTGATGTCTTCCACATTCTGGATTGCCTTTCAGTCCAATTGCAACAATGAGGTAAGAAAACTTGAACTGGATATTCAGGAGTGCGTTGGCCGGATACACAGTGGCACACACAGCTGGGCCAAAAACTTCGCCAATATCTATGCCTCCAACACGTGGAGACATCAAAGGGATTGTGACCCCGCTTATGATGTATCCAAGCAGTCCCCTGCAAAAACCGTCTTGACCGAACAGAACAACGCCCGGTATTTTGTGTACGGTTGCTGGTGGAAATCCCCGACCGAAATCCTGTTTTTCCTGGACGGCAAGTTCAGCCATTCCATTACCAATCCACCTGCCGATTTTGATATTGCGGGATATATCACGATGGCCATCGAAACCTATAACTGGAACCCGATTGATGAGGCCAATATTCTGGAATCCGGGTCTATTGAAGACAGAACCACCCGATATGACTGGGTCAGAACCTGGAAGTTAGCGGACAAATAA
- a CDS encoding amidohydrolase family protein, with protein MRKIDAHHHLWKYSPKEHAWISEDMEVLKRDFLPAALWAEMQQAGYVGCVAVQASQSEQETQFLLSESSINPFMLGVVGWVNLSHPNIRERLSYFSNFSDFKGVRHVLQDEDDDQFMLREAFVRGIEALQEFGLTYDLLIFPKHLPYAIELVKRFPEQPFVIDHIAKPDIKMGQMEPWKSQIQLIAQNPNVYCKLSGMVTEADWKNWTPAQLHHYLDIVVEAFGTDRLMIGSDWPVCTLAGDYKNVMEAVESYFTDPSDREKVLGENAIRFYGLVPKNEVEEKNI; from the coding sequence ATGAGAAAAATAGATGCACATCATCACCTATGGAAATATTCGCCGAAAGAACATGCCTGGATTAGTGAAGATATGGAGGTACTGAAAAGGGACTTCCTTCCTGCAGCCCTGTGGGCAGAAATGCAGCAGGCAGGCTATGTAGGTTGCGTGGCTGTACAGGCAAGCCAAAGCGAACAGGAAACACAGTTCCTGCTTTCTGAGTCAAGTATCAACCCATTTATGCTAGGCGTTGTGGGATGGGTCAACCTATCACACCCGAATATCAGAGAGAGGCTAAGCTACTTTTCAAACTTCTCGGATTTCAAGGGGGTAAGACACGTTTTGCAGGATGAAGACGACGATCAGTTTATGCTGCGTGAAGCCTTTGTCAGAGGCATTGAAGCCCTGCAGGAATTCGGGTTGACTTATGACCTGCTAATTTTTCCAAAACATTTGCCTTATGCCATTGAACTGGTGAAGCGTTTTCCAGAACAGCCATTCGTGATAGACCATATTGCCAAGCCGGATATCAAAATGGGGCAAATGGAACCTTGGAAATCTCAGATTCAGCTGATTGCACAAAACCCGAATGTGTACTGCAAACTGTCTGGTATGGTGACAGAAGCAGATTGGAAGAATTGGACACCAGCTCAGTTACATCACTACCTGGATATCGTAGTGGAAGCTTTCGGAACAGACCGTCTGATGATCGGTTCGGACTGGCCGGTATGTACCCTTGCCGGAGACTACAAGAATGTGATGGAAGCTGTAGAATCCTACTTCACAGACCCTTCAGACAGGGAAAAGGTATTGGGTGAAAATGCCATCCGATTCTACGGACTGGTACCGAAAAATGAAGTGGAAGAAAAAAACATCTGA
- a CDS encoding aldo/keto reductase, producing MISTAVKPVYKQDIYQDNDAFSHGSRLVLGTSGLGGVWGPVDEQESIDCILYALENGILSMDSAPSYSRAEAFLGKALRQWKGEKPYISTKVGRLVAEKADEYHLDYTHEGMIRSVECSLETIGVEQVDLLFLHEPHLVPFERKDEIIETLRYIKEKGWARKIGVGGNPVDEFYPFLDSGLFEVVSGFTKMDACNMSAFEKDIPYFQQKGIAYYAASALHMGLLGRRYEEYCEQRPNNEWISNRDVDVAIKVKPIADELGIDIAELGLRYVLSVKEADRVVIGARKSYQVQNTIDFWQKGALSEEIFQKITDAIYH from the coding sequence ATGATTAGTACAGCAGTAAAACCTGTTTACAAACAGGATATCTATCAGGATAACGACGCTTTCTCACATGGTTCCCGCCTTGTGTTGGGAACGTCAGGTTTGGGTGGCGTATGGGGACCAGTTGATGAACAGGAATCCATTGATTGTATCCTCTATGCCTTGGAAAATGGCATTCTTTCAATGGACTCGGCACCCTCTTACAGCAGAGCAGAAGCGTTTCTTGGAAAAGCTTTAAGACAGTGGAAAGGTGAAAAGCCTTACATCAGTACAAAAGTAGGTCGCCTTGTTGCGGAAAAAGCAGACGAATATCATCTGGATTATACCCATGAGGGAATGATCAGAAGTGTGGAATGTAGTCTGGAAACGATCGGAGTGGAGCAAGTGGATTTACTTTTCCTTCATGAGCCACATTTAGTACCATTTGAGCGCAAAGACGAGATCATTGAGACGCTTCGGTACATCAAGGAAAAAGGATGGGCTAGAAAGATTGGGGTTGGCGGAAATCCGGTAGATGAATTCTATCCTTTCCTCGATTCAGGACTGTTCGAGGTAGTGTCAGGATTTACTAAGATGGACGCCTGTAACATGAGTGCTTTTGAGAAAGACATTCCCTATTTCCAGCAGAAGGGAATAGCCTATTACGCAGCCTCTGCATTACATATGGGTTTACTTGGCAGAAGATATGAGGAATACTGTGAGCAGCGACCAAACAACGAATGGATCTCTAACCGTGACGTGGATGTAGCCATCAAAGTGAAACCAATCGCAGATGAGCTGGGCATCGATATAGCAGAACTAGGACTTCGTTATGTGTTGTCGGTGAAGGAAGCGGATCGTGTCGTGATTGGAGCTAGAAAAAGTTATCAGGTCCAAAACACAATTGACTTTTGGCAGAAGGGAGCGCTGTCGGAAGAAATTTTCCAAAAGATCACAGATGCTATTTACCACTAA
- a CDS encoding carbohydrate-binding protein — protein MLTTRNRLQKLIGVWILLFGVGSAIAQNGPTFNAGQDPKPNGKAWQKVNNMSDEFNNGFNSDKWIKNPTGNGWTWIGRAPGLFEEENVSVAGGALKVLTKKFSTPKTVNGKTWTHGGGIVRSKNAGEAGWYFECRMKANVTNMSSTFWLMTPPSDCNTVKKLELDIQECIGKTTSQTATWAQTWDQIYHSNMIERTSGCVQDAVQIQGSVAMPAKANSRYFVYGCWWKSPNEARFYLDGVYQYSVIPNVPFNEQMFLQMAIETYDWNPIPANETIFDTASADDRSTKYDWIRVWKLVDDTSCTDEVAFNPPTQIGQTTSHQIDVNYTACTNRDIIVEFWDNQWIASAKKTVSAGSGTTSLTVNLPSAPTVGSNYIWKVSIRPEGTTWTSNLDFEQVTNVAVVAQTPYGGTPWPLPGRIEAEDYDQGGEGIGYHDTDASNNGGAYRSQGVDLQTTGDANGDYNVGWMETGEWLEYTANFTVSQLYNFYIRAASNTGNGKFKILLDGNDVSGVKQVSNTGGWQTYQTITITDVNVSAGTHTVRIEVVESGMNLNFWSAWQGSGARFGVEENDLPVLSVNVYPVPLGEIKNLNIELQKSEAGDIQMQLVNVAGQIVWQQIRKDLKPGTHQITLSGEQIQGIRSGVYFLKVTSGKQTRLTRILF, from the coding sequence ATGCTTACTACAAGAAACCGGTTACAAAAGCTAATCGGTGTATGGATCCTGCTGTTTGGAGTAGGTTCTGCCATTGCCCAAAACGGACCGACCTTCAATGCTGGTCAGGATCCGAAACCCAACGGAAAAGCTTGGCAGAAGGTCAACAATATGTCTGATGAGTTCAATAACGGGTTCAACTCCGATAAATGGATCAAGAACCCCACCGGAAATGGCTGGACATGGATCGGTCGGGCACCCGGACTTTTTGAGGAGGAGAATGTCAGTGTGGCAGGTGGCGCCCTGAAAGTACTGACCAAAAAGTTCAGCACGCCCAAAACAGTCAACGGAAAAACCTGGACACACGGGGGCGGGATTGTCCGCTCCAAGAATGCCGGCGAAGCAGGCTGGTACTTTGAGTGCCGGATGAAGGCCAACGTCACCAATATGTCGTCTACCTTTTGGCTGATGACCCCTCCAAGTGACTGTAATACAGTCAAGAAACTGGAATTGGATATCCAGGAATGTATCGGCAAAACCACTAGCCAGACGGCAACTTGGGCGCAGACATGGGATCAGATTTATCATTCCAATATGATTGAGCGGACATCCGGTTGTGTGCAGGATGCTGTTCAGATTCAAGGGTCGGTTGCCATGCCTGCAAAAGCCAACAGCCGGTATTTTGTTTATGGCTGCTGGTGGAAATCCCCGAATGAGGCGCGCTTCTATCTGGATGGCGTGTACCAGTACTCCGTAATCCCGAATGTGCCATTCAATGAGCAGATGTTCCTGCAGATGGCGATTGAAACCTATGACTGGAACCCCATCCCGGCAAATGAAACCATCTTTGATACTGCTTCCGCTGATGACCGCTCCACCAAATACGACTGGATAAGGGTCTGGAAACTGGTGGACGATACCAGCTGTACGGATGAGGTAGCATTCAACCCGCCTACCCAAATCGGACAAACGACCAGCCACCAGATTGACGTGAACTATACAGCCTGTACCAACAGGGATATCATTGTAGAGTTCTGGGATAACCAATGGATTGCTTCAGCCAAGAAAACGGTTAGTGCAGGATCTGGTACGACAAGTTTGACTGTAAACCTTCCTTCTGCACCAACGGTGGGTAGCAATTACATTTGGAAAGTCAGTATAAGGCCAGAAGGTACCACTTGGACATCAAATCTTGATTTTGAGCAGGTAACCAATGTAGCCGTAGTAGCACAAACCCCTTATGGAGGAACCCCTTGGCCGCTTCCCGGAAGAATAGAGGCAGAGGATTATGATCAAGGAGGTGAAGGTATTGGCTATCATGATACCGATGCTAGTAATAATGGAGGTGCTTATCGTTCACAAGGGGTCGATTTGCAGACAACTGGTGATGCCAACGGTGACTACAATGTAGGCTGGATGGAAACAGGTGAGTGGTTGGAGTATACGGCCAACTTTACGGTGTCACAGCTATATAATTTTTATATAAGGGCGGCATCAAATACAGGCAATGGGAAATTCAAGATTCTATTGGATGGGAATGATGTCAGTGGGGTCAAGCAGGTAAGTAATACAGGTGGATGGCAAACCTATCAGACCATTACGATTACGGATGTAAATGTATCGGCAGGTACACACACCGTCAGAATTGAAGTGGTAGAAAGTGGGATGAACCTGAATTTTTGGTCTGCGTGGCAAGGGAGTGGAGCGAGATTTGGTGTTGAAGAAAATGACTTACCTGTATTGTCTGTAAATGTATATCCAGTTCCGTTAGGTGAGATCAAGAATTTGAATATTGAGCTCCAAAAATCGGAAGCAGGGGATATCCAGATGCAGTTGGTCAATGTTGCCGGACAAATTGTATGGCAACAAATCCGGAAAGACCTTAAGCCCGGTACGCACCAGATCACCTTATCCGGTGAGCAGATCCAGGGCATCAGGTCTGGGGTCTACTTCCTGAAGGTGACCTCTGGCAAACAGACCAGGCTAACCAGAATTCTATTTTAG